The Spirulina subsalsa PCC 9445 region GCGGAATATTTGCGGTCGAATATCGTGTTAATGAAAAACATGATTGCACGGGGTTATCAAGATGCTCATACCCTCTTACGTCGTATCGCCAAAATGGAGCAATGGTTAGCCAATCCTAGCCTAATGTCTGCTGACCCTGACGCGGAATATGTAGACACCCTTGAGGTGAATTTAAATGAGATTAAAGAACCCATTGTTGCCGCTCCCAATGACCCGGATAATGTCAAGTTAATGAGTGAATGTGCCGGGGATAAAGTGGACGAGGTGTTTATTGGCTCTTGTATGACCAATATTGGTCATTATCGCGCTGCGGCGAAGATTTTAGAAGGAGCCGGACGAATTAAGTCGGTTTTATGGGTTTGTCCTCCCACCCGGATGGATGAAGAACAGTTACGAGAAGAGGGAGTTTATGGTATTTTCGCGGCCGCAGGTGCGCGGACAGAAATGCCGGGATGTTCTCTTTGTATGGGGAACCAAGCACGGGTAGAAGATAATGCGACGGTGTTTTCTACCTCAACTCGTAATTTCAATAATCGTATGGGGAAAGGTGCGCGAGTGTATCTCGGTTCTGCGGAGTTGGCGGCCGTTTGTGCCTTGTTAGGTAAGATTCCCACAGTTGAGGAATATCTGAGCATTGTGGCGGAAAAAGTTGACCCATTTAAGGGGGATTTATACCGTTATCTCAACTTCAATGAGATTGAAGGATTTGAGAATTTTGGTCGGGTTGTTCCTGAAAGTGAGATGCCTAAGTTAGAGGAGGTTGGGGTATAGTAGTATAATGATTAGGGTGGGCTACGGCTCACCCACTATAATTTTAAAAAAATGCCAGCGAAGGATATTTACCATGATGGATTCAAAAATGCTCTTATTAAGGATGGATGGGAAATTACTCACGACCCTTATACAATTAGATATGAAGGATTAAATTTATTTGCTGATTTAGCCGGAAAAAAGTTGCTTGCTGCCCAAAAAGAAGACACTAATATTATCGTTGAAATCAAAAGCTTTTTAGGTCATTCTCCCGTTCATGAGTTTCAATGTGCTTTAGGGCAATATATTTTATATCAAACCTTGCTCTCTACAATACATCCCGATTATTTTCTTTACTTGACTATTGAAAAAGAAATTTATGAAACCTTTTTCCAGAGAGCGGGAATCAAACTTGTAATAGAGAAATATCAAGTTTTACTTTTAGTGATTGATATTAACAAGGAAGTCATCATACAATGGACAAATTAAATAACTATCGTTTAATCATTAAAAAAATCTTAACAGAGTACCATCAAATCGCCAGTCGGACTCCTAATATTTCTGGTGTTGAAACTGTATTAGCTTTTGATGAAAATACAGACCAGTATTTGTGGTTTGATATTGGTTGGCATGATAGGAGAAGGGTAAAAGCAATTTCAATTTATGTCCGGATTAAAAATGAGAAAATTTACATTGAGGAGGATTGGACTGAGGAGGGAATAGCGACTGAGTTGGTAAGGGAGGGAGTACCGAAAGGGGACATTGTGTTGGCGTTTCATGACCCAGAGAGTCGGAAATTTACGGATTTTGCTATTGCTTGAGTTAGGTGGGTAAGTTGAGGGGGGATTTTGACGAGTTGAGGAATATATGACTATTGTGGCGGAAAAAGTTGACCCCTTTAAGGGGGATTTATACCGTTATCTCAACTTCAATGAGATTGAAGGGTTTGAGAATTTTGGCCGGGTTGTTCCTGAAAGTGAGATGCCCAAGTTAGAGAGCGATCGCACCTTAAAACTCCCCCACAAAGAGCGATCGCACCCCAATCTCCCCTACAAAGCGATCGCATCAAGGAGATATAATAATCAAAGGTAAATTTTCTGAATTGCCAATAATTCTTTCCATAACTAATTTAGGTTTTAAATCTAAATATCTAAGAATTTCATAAGTGCGATCTCTAGTATTACTAAAAGTTCCATCATAATATTTATTCGTTGAATTTACACATCCTTCCCCTTGAGGAGATTCATATTCTTTGCCAATTAAGTTATGATGATAAACTGAGTTTCTTCTCCATGATAAAATCATCAGTTTTTCAAAAACATTACATCGAGTTAAATTAGTTAATGATTGGTTTCTTTCTTCTAAATTTTTTTATTTTCAAATATTATTTTAGTTTGATACTGATCCCAAGCTTTAACATCATAAATAAATGAACTTACCTCGGCAAAAGATAACTTATTTAAAAAATATTGACTATTTTTCTTTTTTTCTAATTTATCTAAGGTGTCTGGTTTAGATTTTTTAATTAAAAAACAAGAATAATTTTTCCTATCTTTATACCAATCAGAATTATTAAAATGATTACTATAATGTTCATCTACCGCACATCTTAAACTATCTTCTAAAGTATTAAAAGCTAAATAAAGAAAAGCATATTCTCGCAATGATTCATTATAACCTGACTTAAGCATTCCCCAAATTCTATCAGGTTGTAATAATGCTTTTTCTCTATCTGTTAGATCAGTTCTCGTTTTATTAATTTTAATATTTTTTCTTTCTTTTTTAAGTTGACGAGCAACTAATTTTAAACGATCATGATTACAATATTTAAGAAATTGTTTGATTTGTGCTTCTATGGGATGATCGCGGGGAATCCCTAAACATTGGCAAATTTCTTTAAAAGTTTGTTCTGACCAAAAAGCACTCATATAAAGGCTATAAAAAAGACTAGCCCAGGGATATTTCACCCTGGATACGGCGTTATAATTTTTTTCAAAAATTTAACCCGTTTACTTTCTACCCCGATCCTAAATGATGATTGCTTATTTTGTCAAGTATTTAATAATACATATCTCAAACTCCCCTCAAAAAGCGCACCGCTATGCGGATCTCTGGAGATCGCACCTCAATCTCCCCAAACAAGCGATCGCACCTTAAAACTCCCCCACAAAGAGCGATCGCACCCCAAACTCTCCCACAGAGCGATCTTACCCTAATTCACCAACGCCAAAAACTTTAAACTTTAAACTTATTCAATTCTTCTATTGCTTCACTTCGATAATTTAAAGATCCTAAATCAAAAATACCAAATAACACTTTTTTTGTTTGATAAGATATAGGATTTTCACTAACAACTAATCTAGCCCAATGTTCACAATTCCATCCTTGTATACCATAATGCCATTTATTATGAAAAGCATGAACAGAAGCTATCAGATTAGCTAATATTTCATCATAGTTTAAGTAAGCATTTAAAACAGCATCTTCAAATTATTTTTCAATTGTATGAATCGCAAGACTACCCTTATAGTAAAGTGCACCTTGTTTATTTGGCCCCCAAGAAATTCCATAATCATCTGATAAAGCAACTCCATAGTGCCAAACACCATCAAAACGTTGTATAAGTTTTCCGACTCTTTTTGATGATAAGTCCCAATATTTCTTAATTTCAGCTATTAATTTATCGTCATCTGTTTGACTCATAATATTTTGACTCATAATATTTTTAATTATTATTGATTGATATATTTTGATTTTTTAATTACCTCATCAATGCTTAAAAACCAGCTTTGAGGAGGATTGGACGGAGGAGGGAATAGCGACTGAGTTATTAAGGGAGGGAGTGCCGAAAGAGGATATTGTTTTGGCGTTCCATGACCCAGAGAGTCGGAAATTTACGGATTTTGCGATCGCTTGAGTCAGGTGGGTAAGTTGGGAGTGTTCCGACGGACAGAAAAGGAGGATAATGGCCGCAAAAGATACTTATCATGAAGCTGTGAAAAATGCTTTAATTAAGGACGGTTGGATCATTACATTTGATCCTTATCCGATTAAAACTGTAAACTGAGAATTATTCGGCATCCATCCCCTCCCCCATTTGCTTGAATGGGATACTTTGTCCAGCTTTTGCCTCTTCCCTATTCCCTATGCCGAACCTGAATTGAAGGCGAAATAGTCATCAAATGCTCCAAATTGTGAGATTGTAGGGTCTTCAGAGGATCGGTTTGTTGACCCATTTGTTGGGTCAAATACCATTGAAACCGATCGGCCGCTAGAGGGGGACTAAACCAATACCCTTGGGCATAATCGCAGCCTTCTTGATATAAAAACTCTAGTTGTTGCAAGGTTTCCACCCCTTCAGCAATGACGCGCAAATGTAAACCATGCGCCATCGCAATGATAGTTTTCACGAGGGACACGGCTTCAGGATCATGGGGAATATCCGTGATGAAAGACTTATCAATTTTTAACACTGTAAAGGGGAAGCGCTTTAGGTAACTCAGGGAGGAGTACCCTGTGCCGAAGTCATCGATGGAAAGGCGTAACTCCAGACGGGTCAAGTCTTGGATCATCTCATTGGCCCCCGGTACATCTTCCATCAGCAAGCGTTCTGTAATTTCTAACTCTAAACAATGACCGGGTAAACCACTGTCACTTAAGGCGTTAGTAATGGCATCCACGAGGCCGTGATCTCGAAACTGCCGAGGGGACATATTCACGGCTACCCATAGTTCATATCCGGTGATTTCTCGCCAAGTCATGGCCGCCTGACAGGCCTGGGAGGTGATCCACTCCCCGAGGGGATTAATCAGGCCGCTTTCTTCGGCGACGGGGATAAAGTGATCGGGGCGCACCATGCCTAATTCTGGACTATTCCAACGCATGAGGGCTTCTGCCCCAACGACAACGCCGGAGGCGAGATGAATAAAGGGTTGATAGTATACTGAAATTTCCTGATTGGCTAAGGCGTGACGCAGATGGTTTTCCAAGCGGATGCGCCGTTGGGCGGCTTCGTTCATGCTGTTGGTAAAGAATTTGAAGAGATTTCGCCCGGCCTGCTTGGCGCAGTACATGGCGGCATCAGCATGACTCATTAAGCCCCCAATATCTAAGGCATCGTCGGGATAGATGGCGATGCCTATACTGCCAGATAGACAGACTTCCTCTCCGCCGAGATCAAAGGGCTGATTGAGGATATCGAGAATTTTTTGTGCGATCGCCTTACAAGCAAAAGGTTGTTCAATATCGGGCAAAATAATCAAAAATTCATCCCCCCCCAAGCGCGCCACGGTGTCCCCACTGCGCAGGGCATCTAATAGCCGTTGAGCCGCTAACATCAGCAAATGATCCCCCATGGCATGACCCAAGGTGTCGTTAATGTTTTTAAAGTGGTCTAAGTCCACAAACATCACCGCCACTCGTTTATTTTTGCGTTCCGCTTGGGCGATCGCTTGGTGCATCCGATCATGAGCTAAAAACCGATTGGGTAAGTCCGTTAGCGCGTCGTATTTGGCCTGATGGAAGAGAATGGCCGCCGTTTCTTTTTGGGCGGTAATATCTTCTTTCACCGCGACAAAATGGGTAATCACATCGTTTTCATCCCGAATGGGCGAAATAGAGGCCTTTTCCCAAAATAATTGACCGTCTTTCCGTTTATTCTGGAACTCCCCATGCCATTCTAACCCTTCAGTAATCGTGTCCCACAGCATTTGATATTCTTCCTCACTGGTAAAACCAGATTTGAGAATACGAGGGTTTTTGCCGATCACTTCTTCCGCTTTATACCCTGTTACCCGCTCAAATTTCGGGTTAACATACTCAATGTCTCCCTCGGAGTTGGTAATCACAATTGAGGCCGGACTTTGTTCACAAGCTTGGGAGAGGATTTTTAAGCGCTCTTCCGTTTGTTTGCGGGCTGTAATATCAGTCAGGGAGGCTAAATAGGCCGTATTTTCTTCCCAAGGTAATTCGACCACCCGCATATCCACAATAGCTAGGGTGTTATCGGGTCGATATAGGGCGATTTCTGTAGAATTTCCCGTCACCATAGGAACGCCCCAAATCGTGTTTAATAACTTCTGAGAGGAACGACCTAACAGTTGTTCGGCAGCCGGATTGACAAATAATACTTTGCCCTCTTTATCTACAATAATAATTCCATTGGCAACTGTGGCAATGATACGCTGTAAGCATTCTTCTGTCTCCTGTAAGGCCGTTTCGGTCTTTTGGTAAGGGGTAATATCCAAAAAGGCCGCCATAAAGCACAGGGGCTGGTCTTCAGTATCGGTGATTAAGTTGGCGACGACTTGAACGTTAAATAACTCCTCCTGTAACCACTGATAATTGTTCTTTTTCCCCGTCAGTTCGCCCGACCAAGTGCGATCGCGCATTAAGGCTATGATAACCTTTTGAGCCGCTTCAGGCTCCTGCCAGAACGAATCCGCCGACCGTCCTACAACTTCACTCGCTTGCTCATATCCCCACATTTTGAGAAATGCACTATTAACATAAGTTAAACGACCTTGCAAATCCGCCAAAGCAATGGCATTAATAGACCCAGCAATCGTAGAATTTTGTACCCGGTTTTTGGCAATTTCTTCCTGTAATTTACGATTTTGTTCCTTCAATTGTTGCGTGAGGTGATAAACTTTTAAGTGATTGTTAATTCTGGCTAATATTTCATCATGTTGAAAGGGTTTCGTGATATAATCTACCGCCCCTAATTTTAGCCCCTTCACTTTATCGACACTTTCCGCTAAAGCGGTCATAAAAATGACAGGAATTTCCTGGGTTTCTGCGTGAGATTTTAACTCCCGACAAGCCTCAAAACCATCGATTTCTGGCATTAAAATATCCAGCAAAATTAAGTCCGGCTTCACTTTTTTTATTTTATTAATCCCCGTTCTGGCATCCCGTGCCACAAACACCTGAAACCCCGCATTTTGCAGCACAGCAGATAACACCTGAAGATTAGCAGGCTGATCATCTATAATAAAAATGTTGATGCCGGAAAAAATAGCCATATTCATCGTTTTTCATAATTCAAGCCTAGGGTTATATCCAAGGGAAAAAACAAAAAATCAAAATCAACTAATTACGTTGCAAAATTACTGATTAAGTTGGTTGTTTAGGGATATTTAGTCATTCATTTCGTTATGCAATCATCTGGCTGCTCGGCTAATTCAATCAGGTTAAAAATCTCCTGATCAGCGAACTCCTGACCTAACTCCCAAAGGCGATTAGCAAATTTTAGGTACAGATGATCCAGTTTTTTTAAGCGGTCAATTTCTTGAAAAATGGTCTTAAAATCTCCCATCTCCAGAGCGTGTTTAATCCCTAATAACTCTTCGGGAGGAGGCAATTTCCAAGTTGAATGACCAGTTAAATGAGATGCAC contains the following coding sequences:
- a CDS encoding XisH family protein — its product is MPAKDIYHDGFKNALIKDGWEITHDPYTIRYEGLNLFADLAGKKLLAAQKEDTNIIVEIKSFLGHSPVHEFQCALGQYILYQTLLSTIHPDYFLYLTIEKEIYETFFQRAGIKLVIEKYQVLLLVIDINKEVIIQWTN
- a CDS encoding XisI protein; amino-acid sequence: MDKLNNYRLIIKKILTEYHQIASRTPNISGVETVLAFDENTDQYLWFDIGWHDRRRVKAISIYVRIKNEKIYIEEDWTEEGIATELVREGVPKGDIVLAFHDPESRKFTDFAIA
- a CDS encoding EAL domain-containing protein, which gives rise to MNMAIFSGINIFIIDDQPANLQVLSAVLQNAGFQVFVARDARTGINKIKKVKPDLILLDILMPEIDGFEACRELKSHAETQEIPVIFMTALAESVDKVKGLKLGAVDYITKPFQHDEILARINNHLKVYHLTQQLKEQNRKLQEEIAKNRVQNSTIAGSINAIALADLQGRLTYVNSAFLKMWGYEQASEVVGRSADSFWQEPEAAQKVIIALMRDRTWSGELTGKKNNYQWLQEELFNVQVVANLITDTEDQPLCFMAAFLDITPYQKTETALQETEECLQRIIATVANGIIIVDKEGKVLFVNPAAEQLLGRSSQKLLNTIWGVPMVTGNSTEIALYRPDNTLAIVDMRVVELPWEENTAYLASLTDITARKQTEERLKILSQACEQSPASIVITNSEGDIEYVNPKFERVTGYKAEEVIGKNPRILKSGFTSEEEYQMLWDTITEGLEWHGEFQNKRKDGQLFWEKASISPIRDENDVITHFVAVKEDITAQKETAAILFHQAKYDALTDLPNRFLAHDRMHQAIAQAERKNKRVAVMFVDLDHFKNINDTLGHAMGDHLLMLAAQRLLDALRSGDTVARLGGDEFLIILPDIEQPFACKAIAQKILDILNQPFDLGGEEVCLSGSIGIAIYPDDALDIGGLMSHADAAMYCAKQAGRNLFKFFTNSMNEAAQRRIRLENHLRHALANQEISVYYQPFIHLASGVVVGAEALMRWNSPELGMVRPDHFIPVAEESGLINPLGEWITSQACQAAMTWREITGYELWVAVNMSPRQFRDHGLVDAITNALSDSGLPGHCLELEITERLLMEDVPGANEMIQDLTRLELRLSIDDFGTGYSSLSYLKRFPFTVLKIDKSFITDIPHDPEAVSLVKTIIAMAHGLHLRVIAEGVETLQQLEFLYQEGCDYAQGYWFSPPLAADRFQWYLTQQMGQQTDPLKTLQSHNLEHLMTISPSIQVRHRE